In one window of Tellurirhabdus rosea DNA:
- a CDS encoding N-acetylglucosamine kinase → MILIADSGATKTEWRTITTDGQIGQARTVGISPYYQTDEAIAAELRQNLLPALSGTVTEIHYYGTGCSGPEPIATVERALRAVFPEADKVRVGSDLLGAARALCGKEPGIACILGTGSHACLYDGHDIAQPAVSLGFWLGDEGSGGYLGKTLMVHYLRGELPADLAEKFSRRYNSPDRLTVLDHAYKQPYPNRYFASFSKFLFDNRSHPFAYQLVYEAFGLFVDKYVRTFPGHQNLPVHFVGSVAFYYSDILRRVVSDKGLTPARILENPIAGLALYHQ, encoded by the coding sequence ATGATACTCATCGCAGATAGCGGGGCCACCAAGACGGAGTGGCGCACCATCACCACCGACGGGCAGATCGGACAGGCCCGGACCGTGGGAATCAGTCCGTATTACCAGACAGACGAAGCCATCGCGGCGGAACTGCGGCAGAACCTGCTGCCCGCTCTCAGCGGGACGGTGACCGAAATTCATTACTACGGCACGGGCTGCTCGGGTCCGGAACCCATCGCCACCGTGGAGCGGGCGCTGCGAGCCGTGTTTCCCGAGGCGGACAAGGTACGCGTGGGCAGCGACCTGCTCGGGGCGGCCCGGGCGCTCTGCGGCAAAGAACCCGGCATTGCCTGCATCTTGGGAACGGGCTCCCACGCCTGCCTCTACGACGGCCACGACATTGCGCAGCCCGCCGTTTCGCTGGGCTTCTGGCTCGGCGACGAAGGCAGCGGCGGCTACCTCGGCAAAACGCTGATGGTGCATTACCTGCGCGGCGAACTGCCAGCCGATCTGGCCGAAAAGTTCAGCCGCCGCTACAACAGCCCCGACCGGCTGACGGTGCTGGACCATGCCTACAAGCAGCCTTATCCCAACCGTTATTTTGCGTCTTTCTCCAAATTTCTGTTCGATAACCGGTCGCACCCGTTCGCTTATCAGCTGGTGTACGAGGCCTTCGGTCTCTTTGTGGATAAATACGTCCGGACGTTTCCCGGTCACCAAAATCTTCCCGTCCATTTTGTCGGCTCGGTGGCTTTCTACTACAGCGACATTCTCCGGCGCGTGGTCAGCGACAAAGGGCTGACCCCCGCCCGGATTCTGGAAAACCCGATTGCCGGGCTGGCCCTGTATCATCAATAG
- a CDS encoding cytochrome b5 domain-containing protein yields the protein MNPNLLKGFTKSQLALRNGQDREEIWCAFEGLIYDVSQSRLWRHGKHYEHWAGQDLTDELADAPHTRQVFSRFPVVGRLTN from the coding sequence ATGAATCCGAATTTATTAAAAGGGTTTACAAAGTCGCAGCTCGCCCTGCGCAACGGGCAGGACCGCGAAGAAATCTGGTGCGCTTTTGAAGGGCTGATCTACGACGTATCCCAAAGCCGCCTCTGGCGACACGGCAAACATTACGAACACTGGGCCGGGCAGGACCTGACCGACGAACTGGCGGATGCACCCCACACCCGGCAGGTTTTCAGCCGCTTCCCGGTGGTGGGAAGGCTGACGAATTAG
- a CDS encoding helix-turn-helix transcriptional regulator yields MPANRLALIRYKALDECLRNRYRRWTLEDLMDKVSDVLYEFEGIDKGISRRTIQADLQMMRSDKLGYNAPIIVVDRKYYQYEDPTYSITQIPLSAQDLSRMSEAVAVLKQFKGFSHFNQLTEVVQKLEDHVYAAAHAQPAVIDFEKNENLRGLNYLDVLYQAVIHRKALLLTYQSFRARAPQQIVFHIWWLKEFRNRWFAVGISEKGPTVLHLALDRMLDVQPTDAEYRPNENYNPETFYRDVIGVTVGMTSRPMHVRILVNPENAPYVETKPLHASQKVLERRAEGMVIGLFVQLNMELEKEILGYGEGMTVLAPERLRRRLKDRLASAVVNYAVLPQPDATATPPGLISQLPASQSAE; encoded by the coding sequence ATGCCCGCTAACCGCCTTGCCCTGATTCGCTACAAAGCATTGGATGAATGCCTGCGCAACCGCTACCGCCGCTGGACGCTCGAAGACCTGATGGACAAGGTATCGGACGTTCTGTATGAATTTGAGGGAATTGACAAAGGAATCAGTCGGCGCACCATTCAGGCCGATTTGCAGATGATGCGGAGCGACAAACTGGGTTACAATGCGCCCATCATCGTGGTTGACAGGAAATATTACCAGTACGAAGACCCCACGTACAGCATCACGCAGATCCCGCTTTCGGCCCAGGACTTAAGCCGCATGAGCGAGGCGGTAGCCGTTTTGAAGCAATTCAAGGGTTTTTCGCACTTCAATCAGTTGACGGAAGTAGTACAGAAGCTGGAAGACCATGTCTACGCCGCCGCCCACGCCCAGCCTGCGGTCATTGATTTTGAGAAAAATGAAAACCTGCGCGGACTAAATTACCTTGACGTGCTGTATCAGGCCGTCATTCATCGGAAAGCCCTGCTTCTGACGTACCAGTCCTTCCGGGCGCGGGCTCCGCAGCAAATTGTCTTTCATATCTGGTGGCTGAAAGAGTTCCGGAACCGCTGGTTTGCGGTGGGTATTTCAGAGAAAGGCCCTACTGTGCTGCACCTGGCACTCGACCGGATGCTGGACGTGCAGCCCACCGACGCCGAGTACCGCCCCAACGAAAACTACAATCCCGAAACGTTTTACCGGGATGTCATCGGGGTAACGGTCGGGATGACATCCCGGCCCATGCACGTCCGGATTCTGGTCAATCCGGAAAATGCACCCTACGTCGAGACGAAGCCGCTGCATGCATCCCAAAAGGTGCTCGAACGCCGGGCGGAAGGTATGGTGATTGGGCTCTTTGTGCAGTTGAATATGGAACTGGAGAAAGAGATACTCGGCTATGGCGAGGGAATGACCGTACTGGCTCCCGAACGTCTGCGCAGGCGCCTGAAGGACCGGCTGGCTTCGGCGGTGGTCAACTACGCGGTGTTGCCGCAGCCCGATGCCACGGCAACACCGCCCGGACTTATATCCCAATTACCAGCTTCTCAATCAGCAGAATGA
- the lpcA gene encoding D-sedoheptulose 7-phosphate isomerase, producing the protein MLHSIIRQELTEARSVLDAFLSDEKNLADIEAAAQLMAEALQNGNKIISCGNGGSHCDAMHFAEELSGRYRGERRSLAAIAISDTSHITCVGNDYGFDFIFSRFIEGLGNAGDVLLGISTSGNSVNVIRAVEAAREQGMKVVLLTGKDGGKLAGTADVEVRVPHFGYADRVQEVHIKVIHLFILLIEKLVIGI; encoded by the coding sequence ATGCTCCATTCCATCATTCGCCAGGAATTGACCGAAGCGCGGTCGGTGCTGGACGCTTTTCTTTCCGACGAAAAAAATCTTGCAGACATCGAGGCGGCGGCCCAACTGATGGCCGAAGCCCTGCAAAACGGCAATAAAATCATTTCCTGCGGCAACGGCGGTTCCCACTGCGACGCCATGCACTTTGCCGAAGAATTGTCCGGCCGCTACCGGGGCGAACGCCGCTCGCTGGCGGCCATCGCCATTTCCGACACGAGCCACATCACCTGCGTCGGCAACGACTACGGCTTTGACTTCATCTTTTCCCGCTTTATCGAAGGGCTGGGCAATGCCGGGGATGTGCTGCTCGGCATCAGTACCAGCGGAAATTCGGTCAATGTCATCCGCGCCGTGGAAGCCGCCCGCGAACAAGGGATGAAAGTCGTGCTGCTGACGGGCAAAGACGGCGGCAAGCTCGCCGGAACCGCCGACGTAGAGGTGCGCGTGCCGCATTTCGGCTACGCCGACCGCGTGCAGGAGGTTCACATCAAGGTGATTCACCTGTTCATTCTGCTGATTGAGAAGCTGGTAATTGGGATATAA
- the thiL gene encoding thiamine-phosphate kinase: MNQRTELNTLGEIGLIERLATPFLATERPETVRGIGDDAAVIDTGGPDYWLVSTDMLLEGVHFDLSYAPLKHLGYKAVSVNVSDIAAMNGLPTQITVSVGLSNRFPVEALEELYAGIRLACNDYKIDLIGGDTTSSRAGLVISVTVMGRVAKDRVTYRNTARPNDVLCVTGDLGAAFLGLQLLEREKQVFLANPNMQPEIPEEKSYLLERQLRPEARTDTVYELQDLGIVPTAMIDLSDGLADGVLHLCNQSKTGAVLFDENLPIDDVTYLTAGELNLSPITCALNGGEDYELLFTVPPQEYEKLKNHARITAIGYLTDNPARVVLATKAGEQTPIKAQGWQHFS; encoded by the coding sequence ATGAACCAACGTACTGAACTAAATACGCTCGGCGAAATTGGCCTCATCGAGCGGCTGGCGACTCCTTTTCTGGCAACCGAACGGCCCGAGACCGTCCGCGGCATCGGCGACGACGCGGCCGTGATCGACACGGGCGGCCCCGATTACTGGCTGGTTTCGACGGATATGCTGCTGGAAGGCGTTCACTTCGACCTGTCGTACGCCCCGCTGAAGCACCTGGGTTACAAAGCCGTGTCGGTCAACGTTTCGGACATCGCGGCCATGAACGGCCTGCCGACGCAGATTACGGTAAGTGTGGGCCTGAGCAACCGCTTTCCGGTCGAGGCGCTGGAAGAACTGTATGCCGGCATCCGGCTTGCCTGCAACGACTACAAAATCGACCTGATTGGGGGCGATACCACTTCCTCCCGCGCGGGTCTGGTGATTTCCGTGACGGTGATGGGCCGGGTGGCGAAAGACCGCGTCACTTACCGCAATACGGCCAGACCCAACGATGTGCTCTGCGTGACAGGCGATCTGGGCGCGGCTTTTCTTGGACTTCAGCTGCTGGAGCGGGAAAAACAGGTGTTTCTGGCCAACCCGAATATGCAGCCCGAAATTCCGGAGGAAAAATCCTACCTGCTTGAGCGCCAGCTGCGTCCGGAAGCCCGGACGGATACGGTTTACGAACTGCAGGACCTCGGCATCGTGCCCACGGCCATGATCGACCTCTCGGACGGCCTCGCCGATGGCGTGCTGCACCTCTGCAACCAGTCGAAAACCGGCGCGGTGCTGTTTGATGAAAACCTGCCCATCGACGACGTTACCTACCTGACGGCCGGGGAACTGAACCTGAGCCCGATCACCTGCGCCCTCAACGGCGGAGAAGACTACGAACTCCTCTTTACGGTGCCGCCGCAGGAATACGAAAAACTAAAAAATCACGCCCGCATCACGGCCATCGGCTACCTTACCGACAACCCCGCCCGCGTCGTCCTGGCGACCAAAGCCGGTGAGCAGACGCCGATCAAAGCGCAGGGGTGGCAGCATTTCAGTTAA
- the upp gene encoding uracil phosphoribosyltransferase, with amino-acid sequence MFVFTDQPSLANQFIAELRDVSLQKDRLRFRRNLERLGELMAYEISKILPHQVVRVQTPLGTSTTQLLLQQPVLATILRASLPFHQGFLNYFDKAENAFIGAYRGYHANDDEFEIAMDYMASPDLSGKTVILMDPMLATGRSLEKVYHALLRYGIPAQTHIAAVIASPEGIRYVREQMPQCHLWLGAIDDRLDEHFYIVPGLGDAGDLAFGEKL; translated from the coding sequence ATGTTCGTTTTTACCGACCAGCCTTCACTTGCCAATCAGTTTATTGCCGAACTCCGGGATGTATCGCTTCAGAAAGACCGGCTTCGTTTTCGGCGCAATCTGGAACGGCTGGGGGAACTCATGGCTTATGAGATATCAAAAATCTTGCCGCATCAGGTGGTCCGCGTACAAACACCGCTCGGAACGTCCACGACCCAGCTTCTGTTGCAGCAGCCCGTACTGGCCACCATCCTCCGGGCGAGCCTGCCCTTTCATCAGGGCTTTCTGAATTACTTCGATAAAGCCGAAAATGCGTTCATCGGCGCCTACCGGGGGTATCACGCCAACGACGATGAATTTGAAATTGCGATGGATTATATGGCGAGTCCGGACCTGAGCGGGAAGACGGTCATTCTGATGGACCCGATGCTGGCGACGGGGCGGTCGCTGGAGAAGGTGTACCACGCGCTGCTGCGGTACGGCATTCCGGCCCAGACGCATATCGCGGCGGTTATTGCCTCACCCGAAGGCATCCGGTACGTCCGGGAGCAAATGCCGCAGTGCCACCTCTGGCTGGGAGCCATCGACGACCGGCTGGACGAACACTTCTACATTGTGCCCGGCCTGGGCGATGCCGGAGACCTGGCGTTTGGGGAAAAACTTTAA
- a CDS encoding mannose-1-phosphate guanylyltransferase — MKQTYVVIMAGGVGTRFWPFSRTSNPKQFHDVLGTGKTLLQQTAERFDGICTPDHIYIVTSAEYKDLVKEQLPFLTDEQILLEPVRRNTAPCIGYACYKIAAKDPQANIVVAPADHIILKEDAFRERIRVALAATAEADILVTLGIQPSRPDTGYGYIQYMTDSEGEVKKVKTFTEKPHLELAQQFLDSGEFVWNAGIFVWNAQAILRAFEKHLPEMAELFEEGNELYYSETEQPFINRAYTHCRSISIDNGVMEKADNVYVVLSEFGWSDLGTWKSLYEVSGKDRNENVIDGRVMLYDTTNCIIKTPKERLVVVNGLDGYIVAEYDNVLLICRKDEEQKVKDFVSDAKEKGTQFV; from the coding sequence ATGAAGCAGACGTATGTAGTTATCATGGCAGGTGGAGTCGGAACGCGGTTCTGGCCCTTCAGCCGCACTTCAAATCCCAAGCAGTTTCATGACGTGCTGGGAACCGGCAAAACCCTTTTGCAGCAAACCGCTGAACGGTTTGACGGTATTTGCACTCCCGACCATATTTATATCGTAACCAGCGCCGAATATAAGGATCTGGTAAAGGAGCAGCTTCCTTTTCTGACGGATGAGCAGATTCTGCTGGAGCCGGTTCGCCGCAATACCGCTCCCTGCATCGGTTATGCCTGTTATAAAATTGCCGCAAAGGACCCGCAGGCCAATATCGTAGTGGCTCCGGCCGACCATATCATCCTGAAAGAAGACGCCTTCCGGGAACGCATCCGGGTCGCCCTGGCGGCCACGGCCGAAGCGGACATCCTCGTGACGCTCGGCATCCAGCCCAGCCGTCCGGATACGGGTTACGGCTACATTCAGTACATGACCGACTCGGAAGGGGAGGTTAAAAAGGTGAAGACTTTTACCGAAAAGCCGCACCTAGAGCTGGCGCAGCAGTTTCTCGACAGCGGTGAGTTTGTCTGGAATGCCGGTATCTTCGTCTGGAATGCCCAGGCCATCCTCCGCGCCTTCGAAAAACACCTGCCCGAAATGGCCGAACTCTTCGAAGAAGGGAACGAACTCTACTATTCCGAAACCGAACAGCCGTTCATCAACCGGGCGTACACCCACTGCCGCAGCATCTCCATCGACAACGGTGTGATGGAAAAAGCGGACAATGTCTACGTCGTGCTCAGCGAATTCGGCTGGTCGGACCTGGGAACCTGGAAATCATTGTACGAAGTGTCGGGCAAAGACCGGAACGAAAACGTGATCGACGGCCGGGTCATGCTCTACGACACGACCAACTGCATCATCAAAACCCCGAAAGAGCGGCTCGTGGTCGTCAATGGACTGGACGGCTATATCGTCGCCGAATACGACAACGTCCTCCTGATCTGCCGCAAAGACGAAGAACAGAAAGTAAAAGACTTCGTCTCCGACGCGAAGGAAAAAGGAACACAGTTTGTTTAA
- a CDS encoding carboxypeptidase-like regulatory domain-containing protein produces the protein MDKYFTQRLCALCLFLLVGLSAFAQTRISGRITDGETKEGLAGVSIVIKGKLAGTITDTKGNFSLTTTTPPPLVIVISSVGYQTHEENVTSANATVNVTLAEQALLGQEVVVSASRVEENVLKSPVTVEKMDIRAIQNSPSPDFFGALANFKGIDVATQGLLFRSINMRGFGATGNPRTVQLIDGMDNSAPGLNFPIDNIVGIPEQDVESVEILPGAASALYGPNAIQGLILMNSKSPFLYQGVSANVKTGIMHADNRTTPTTGFYDASIRFAKAFNNKFAFKLNASYIAAQDWQATDYTNLNSSDRTNNPDAPNRGPGIPVNYDGMNVYGDEAQANMRTVAQGLIANTSLPQAQRNAIQTALNAGLIPNVNVSRTGWRERDLVDYNTKSLKLNAALHYRLTEKIEAIGQINYGFGTTVYTANGRYSLRNFNLTQAKLELRGDNFMVRGYTTQERSGDSYTAGLTAVTMNEAWKASPTWFGQYVSAYLQARPTVQSDEAAHLAARGVADQGRPLPDTDAYNTLYENARSTPIVRGGGAFLDKSNLYHAEGLYNFKNEIKFADVLIGANVRQYQLGSEGTLFADQVEGRNGQIGITEYGGFLQVSKTFFGEHLKLTGSTRYDKNQNFKGQFTPRVSAVATFGENNFRVSYQTGFRIPTTQNQYIDLQTPQARLVGGLPEFWERYNLANSYSRTDVTAVGAAITAQATNPAFQQQQQQALTAIVQPQVIAAIQQQVLAQVTTQVNAAVAAGQIPASAAPSVIQQQVAAQMASAQVQGLIQQNVTAQVTANLPGFVQLQAINGNIGNLRPYQRKEFRPERVQSYEIGYRGVINKRLFVDAYYYYSVYRDFIGSVVLIQPTGPAIPNVGLPEASGVLSGNTRRVFSMPVNSSERITASGWAIGLNYALNKGYSVSGNLANNQLNDFTPTAELQTAGFNTPKYRWNVAFNKRPTNNSSFGFAVAFRHQDEFVWEGFGQPTEVGVPLYGNTIVPAVNNLDAQVNYKLTKFKSIVKLGATNLFGKPYIQAFGNPSIGSTYYVSLTFDELLN, from the coding sequence ATGGATAAGTATTTTACGCAGCGATTATGTGCGTTGTGTCTATTCCTGCTGGTCGGGCTGAGCGCCTTTGCGCAAACCCGGATTTCCGGCCGGATTACGGATGGCGAAACCAAGGAAGGTCTGGCCGGTGTGAGCATCGTGATCAAGGGTAAGCTGGCGGGTACCATCACTGATACGAAAGGCAACTTCTCGCTCACCACCACCACGCCGCCGCCTCTGGTCATTGTCATCTCCTCGGTTGGCTACCAAACACACGAAGAAAACGTCACGAGCGCCAACGCGACCGTCAACGTCACGCTGGCCGAACAGGCGCTGCTGGGGCAGGAGGTCGTGGTGTCGGCTTCGCGGGTGGAAGAAAATGTGCTGAAATCGCCCGTGACGGTTGAGAAAATGGACATTCGCGCGATTCAGAACTCGCCTTCTCCGGACTTCTTCGGCGCGCTGGCCAACTTCAAGGGCATCGACGTCGCCACGCAGGGCCTGCTTTTCCGGTCCATCAACATGCGCGGGTTTGGGGCGACCGGAAACCCGCGGACGGTGCAGCTCATCGACGGCATGGACAATTCGGCTCCCGGCCTCAACTTCCCGATCGACAACATCGTGGGCATTCCGGAGCAGGACGTGGAAAGTGTCGAAATTCTGCCCGGGGCGGCCTCGGCTCTGTACGGCCCCAACGCCATTCAGGGTCTGATTCTGATGAACAGCAAAAGCCCGTTCCTGTACCAGGGCGTAAGCGCCAACGTCAAGACGGGCATTATGCACGCCGATAATCGGACAACGCCCACGACGGGCTTCTACGACGCGTCCATCCGCTTTGCCAAAGCGTTCAACAACAAGTTCGCGTTCAAGCTCAATGCCTCCTACATCGCCGCGCAGGACTGGCAGGCCACGGATTACACGAACCTGAACTCCTCGGACCGCACCAACAACCCCGACGCTCCGAACCGGGGTCCCGGCATTCCGGTTAATTACGACGGCATGAACGTCTACGGCGACGAAGCGCAGGCCAACATGCGGACTGTAGCGCAGGGGCTGATTGCGAATACCAGCCTGCCGCAGGCACAGCGCAACGCCATCCAGACGGCGCTGAACGCGGGCCTGATTCCGAACGTGAACGTCAGCCGCACGGGCTGGCGCGAACGCGATCTGGTGGACTATAACACCAAAAGCCTGAAACTGAACGCCGCCCTGCACTACCGCCTGACGGAGAAGATCGAAGCCATCGGCCAGATCAACTATGGCTTTGGCACGACGGTTTACACCGCCAACGGGCGCTACTCGCTGCGCAACTTCAACCTGACCCAGGCGAAACTCGAACTCCGCGGCGACAACTTCATGGTTCGGGGGTACACCACGCAGGAACGTTCGGGCGATTCGTACACCGCGGGTCTGACGGCCGTGACGATGAACGAAGCCTGGAAAGCAAGCCCGACCTGGTTTGGGCAGTACGTGAGTGCCTATCTGCAGGCTCGGCCGACCGTTCAGTCCGATGAAGCCGCCCACCTCGCGGCCCGCGGCGTAGCGGACCAGGGACGGCCGCTGCCCGACACCGATGCCTACAACACCTTGTACGAAAACGCCCGCTCGACGCCCATTGTCCGCGGCGGTGGTGCCTTCCTCGACAAGTCTAACCTGTACCATGCCGAGGGGCTTTACAACTTCAAAAACGAGATCAAATTTGCGGATGTCCTGATCGGGGCCAATGTGCGTCAGTACCAGCTCGGCTCGGAAGGAACGCTTTTCGCCGATCAGGTGGAAGGCCGTAACGGTCAGATTGGGATTACGGAATACGGCGGTTTTCTCCAGGTGAGCAAGACGTTCTTCGGCGAACACCTGAAGCTGACCGGCTCGACGCGTTACGATAAGAACCAGAACTTCAAAGGCCAGTTTACGCCCCGCGTTTCGGCCGTAGCCACCTTCGGAGAAAACAACTTCCGGGTCTCGTACCAGACCGGTTTCCGGATTCCGACCACGCAGAACCAGTACATTGACCTCCAAACGCCCCAGGCCCGGCTCGTCGGCGGTCTGCCGGAGTTCTGGGAACGGTATAACCTCGCCAACTCGTACTCGCGTACGGACGTGACTGCCGTGGGTGCCGCCATCACGGCGCAGGCCACCAATCCGGCCTTTCAGCAGCAGCAGCAACAGGCTCTGACTGCCATCGTCCAACCGCAGGTTATCGCCGCCATTCAGCAGCAGGTACTCGCCCAGGTAACCACTCAGGTTAACGCTGCTGTTGCTGCCGGACAGATTCCGGCCTCCGCCGCCCCGTCCGTCATTCAGCAGCAGGTGGCCGCACAAATGGCCTCCGCACAGGTACAGGGCCTTATTCAGCAAAACGTAACGGCCCAGGTAACGGCGAACCTGCCGGGTTTCGTTCAACTCCAGGCGATCAACGGAAATATCGGCAACCTTCGCCCCTATCAGCGTAAGGAATTCCGCCCCGAACGAGTCCAGAGTTATGAAATTGGGTATCGGGGCGTGATCAACAAGCGGCTGTTCGTTGACGCTTATTACTACTACAGCGTCTACCGGGATTTCATTGGCTCCGTTGTGCTGATCCAACCTACCGGGCCAGCCATTCCGAATGTTGGTCTGCCTGAAGCTTCAGGAGTTTTGAGCGGTAACACCCGCCGGGTTTTCTCCATGCCCGTCAACAGCAGCGAGCGGATTACCGCTTCCGGCTGGGCGATTGGCCTGAACTACGCGCTGAACAAAGGTTATTCGGTTTCGGGAAATCTTGCCAACAACCAGCTCAACGACTTTACCCCGACTGCCGAGTTGCAGACGGCCGGCTTCAACACGCCGAAGTACCGCTGGAATGTGGCGTTTAACAAACGGCCGACGAACAACTCCAGCTTTGGCTTTGCCGTAGCGTTCCGCCATCAAGATGAGTTTGTGTGGGAAGGCTTCGGCCAGCCGACGGAAGTGGGCGTGCCGCTGTATGGCAACACCATCGTCCCGGCGGTCAACAACCTCGACGCGCAGGTGAACTACAAGCTGACGAAGTTCAAGTCCATCGTCAAGCTCGGCGCGACGAACCTGTTCGGCAAGCCCTACATTCAGGCTTTCGGCAACCCGTCCATCGGCTCCACCTATTACGTGAGCCTGACGTTTGACGAATTGTTGAATTAA